Proteins co-encoded in one Arachis hypogaea cultivar Tifrunner chromosome 11, arahy.Tifrunner.gnm2.J5K5, whole genome shotgun sequence genomic window:
- the LOC112720986 gene encoding uncharacterized protein: protein MYIRNRRWGHSSIGRRVNTLPLRRDALDNIIGMGGDRNCIWELRMSLNAFANLCELLQVQGGLDEDGHVGIGEQVATFLIILAHHTKNRSVQVRFYRYGEIVSRYFHKVLGSVLRVQSVLFAKGCLGVLDGTYVDVTVPKSDKSRYQTRKSRISTNVLGVCNRNMNFIYVLSGWEGSASDSRVLRDAITRRNGLKILVGTYYLVDTSYTNGRGFLSPYRNVRYHVNEWAQGHRAPQNRIRRLGM from the exons atgtatattaggaatAGAAGGTGGGGTCATTCTTCAATTGGGCGAAGAGTGAACACATTGCCATTAAGGCGAGATGCATTAGATAACATCATTGGGATGGGTGGAGATAGAAATTGCATATGGGAGTTAAGAATGAGTTTGAATGCATTTGCTAATTTGTGTGAATTGCTACAAGTTCAAGGTGGGTTAGATGAAGATGGTCATGTTGGCATAGGCGAGCAAGTAGCAACTTTCTTGATCATATTAGCTCATCATACCAAAAATCGCAGCGTACAAGTTAGATTTTATAGGTATGGTGAAATTGTTAGTAGGTATTTTCATAAGGTGTTAGGTTCGGTTTTGCGTGTCCAAAGTGTGTTATTTGCAAAG GGTTGTCTAGGAGTATTAGATGGCACTTATGTAGATGTCACAGTCCCCAAGAGTGATAAATCTAGGTATCAGACAAGGAAATCTAGAATATCCACCAATGTCTTAGGAGTTTGCAATCGGAACATGAATTTCATCTATGTCCTTAGCGGTTGGGAAGGATCGGCATCTGATTCAAGGGTACTTAGAGATGCAATTACTCGACGTAATGGCTTGAAAATACTTGTTG GGACTTATTATTTAGTGGACACTAGCTATACCAATGGTAGAGGATTTTTATCTCCTTATAGAAATGTCCGGTATCATGTGAATGAGTGGGCTCAAGGTCACCGTGCACCACAAAATCGCATTCGTCGGTTAGGAATGTGA
- the LOC112720987 gene encoding LOW QUALITY PROTEIN: uncharacterized protein (The sequence of the model RefSeq protein was modified relative to this genomic sequence to represent the inferred CDS: deleted 2 bases in 1 codon) — protein MADREGAGLNLHAKVTHDAKLKELLHRITSLEIKLCSDATKEFIKILKSEDGGSLLREYLRGSPKCSELLGAWKLRQGKQGMHYVLDLISTILNHPIGKYNHADVESVSVSKELDKFARLIFAEYIGDVYKELSSKEVKRQKAALMLMVSVVRRGHSLASEVAKNFDFKHPEFKRIAEPKRRNNDERSAKIGGRWLLLRKSFVGFAMSFLEVGKPGLLRWILQQREMYYGVLRGLGNDDDETVMFVLTTLRDRVLVKESLVPPSLRSVLFGSVTLDQLVGVCGRDGGGDSAKLAYEVLVMVCTNPINGLMPDLERRPNPLKGNPKRIMGFMRKLRGTEIQYHRDLLLAISNARFSFGLSYLKEFPYNIEDDTSPSWIYAISLAADLVSSVGNGLSKELVDCQSKDLQSFDKMDLHSTVKCLFPRPFSRSIFNKGLLSTKPHVKHGALRLILELMKFLDSLFGGMSRNSSFRYKLSQNMGSTKQEIQNYVQAFLPDPQVLISLIYPLDSCSEAQESSLKRTACDLEHVSNSRKKLKMDTSENDIDIVVGGISTGPDIDLASDSGAVDNDVKPDMLDDEEDLMNIMGEIWSVDLCSMGVSTLRDAESYLKSKLLDALKYYRRTLPFTLDKSFESFKDLLKNPLELTSNLQVSLLSLLAEYIEWCPENDIPIRTPPMLYKYLQPLLKLLMFSPVNGARDQAYRLAMAAMFSTGAFDRNPHEIEAWFLYLPGYHKEIPINILEVEVLQSLCSTVISFLCDAVSTIGNNLFKYWSILKNYVDGLKGGKELSPDFSPLTVCVLEKCLRVIRSKSGTYSLPKKSLVLSYTCNTVKSLLQTQVDAELLSALVTADLMQRLDDNYEYDGAFPKWKPMKNLLDFLESISCQQNCSHFSKNEESVPPDGSLGSALGDLKVLLSSTASNEMAETSMALLSSFIWGGIDDKLMNLRSHALISHDLLGVPFSLLSSVFLLDPSVILHASKLWPVKFAVGLDMAISDLDTNSQNAPPVDTFDLTFHPDSLTCNQLLDSSEADVTAFSIFLKQAPFHVIFPAVMCMEGPDISKVSKVKDLLLHKLSRSMSDSSLLHSLRLVLFWTHQIQLCYKVNPLAETEWHLNLCVILVRKILAQLLVPEGSLDCSTNSAFCSSSYNNQEVIKIIFCHPSLLMSLSSPLGSSHNFTNVTVGNGFEVLNGLSGEEFHKFRNPILNILRMALDYMWSLCSSQLCASESQEVTNNIVEAFKGLQHKLFVIVRDRFELCISAKDMIPLLPTSYALHFCIRFLSPFKLLELVDWIFKRVEVDDLPTKKSCLSIGCSLVAGAFNTLSIYFQQPIRNRAPYDNFWEISEKNIRADVFEQIYSRVVEFSLNYETDCADKCLVEAVNALYMQKHMQQETFHPLLLVMCKIVMVTPVRMLFQCVQKTNAQRAKFLYILTEMSSVHSSIFGHLFLALVNKGLYHDNIGFEGQASDLTLSEDQFLLLLPAALSYLSQSSKRFGRCNHKDLKHLPYFYSKILLKGLSEWNKFISKDIFEEEYGEFFPASVQQLLCHMDHSLLGKSIHMLQYHFALNGDSMKLKKRLKLFKSICQHSAARDELMDCDSQVINNYSLNQSLNFINRVVARISFCKLLLFPEEAGEDFKVAPAEMQSKLDTSRIRYINLLVDIWQSIVKKTSLPPNQAGAGKSTNILLLYNHLEVFVLENILELTVKMHDGLIQLQSIAFLEQLIRHAFLYRFGDFTTMKTLRLILTQLNGGSLSCDTYLQLLLAHSQFASTLYSVCKPAGSLFKPVSSILKCLVIPSHDHRENDEKLTEKLTDLSTGPLEIVRLLRVLLWMRGHQTDIDSGNDIGINIKELHALLCHCYGATLNQIDLEIYNLIHEIESMTGSQSLNLSDVECLWGLASLDPNMGHSLEQCASSNIKFDSEPIEVCSGSQNRENIPIDPDICISTVLSFPYNRSIADMLPAGNNIEPDTFGKQIQSPLVEVGLRYDPRFILRFSIHSLSQSRIEPVEFAGSGLLAIAFVGMSSSDLGIRKLAYGTLDKFKSALEKCQKRKDVMGLRLLLNSIQNSIEEPWQRIPSFIALFAAEASCVLLDSSHDQYAAISTMLIHSSKLNMRVIPLFDNFFWSTSINFKAERCWMLRLLYAGLNSDDDAIIYIKHSILESLMSFYVSPLMDVESKDLIIEVIKKSVRFHKIARHLVKQCSLLSWFSSIISVNRERLNGEEKRVFLKHVSVILKAVNDVISLGSISKWLQSYGLEQLMELSSILLNSLLQDVTFANETLGFINPFLKMIASMFKLSQKRKIYQPHFTLSIEGLYQIYQAGSTEATKGINQEAALEAILMNAPPISIFLMKQERLESFLIWAITTALQSDSSRRMRANKSHIFHTNNYREESHERSLLSKLLRWLTASVIIAKLYQKPNDMDSAFVETHDLNSLHSLLVQAGNANGQRHDIGIGCGKLLASVIFCLQLLHDIDPEVLPSTVSALCLLTFGASNFAVGRGDLLKEYSTLISSHCSRVRCPPEANPAWRWSFYHPWKDCSPELTDSQKMDEYHSCLTLLVVVSNVLGEKKLELASFSPLDIERSGLFQWEKSLLEN, from the exons ATGGCGGATCGCGAAGGTGCTGGCCTAAACCTGCACGCAAAGGTCACACACGACGCGAAGCTCAAAGAACTGCTCCACAGGATCACCTCGCTGGAGATAAAGCTATGCTCCGACGCCACAAAAGAGTTCATCAAGATCCTTAAATCCGAAGACGGAGGATCGTTGCTGCGCGAGTACCTTCGCGGTTCACCGAAGTGTTCTGAGTTATTGGGAGCATGGAAGCTAAGGCAAGGAAAACAGGGAATGCACTATGTATTGGACTTAATTTCCACCATCCTTAACCACCCTATCGGAAAATACAATCATGCTGACGTGGAAAGTGTGAGTGTTAGCAAAGAACTCGACAAGTTCGCGAGGTTGATTTTTGCTGAGTATATAGGTGATGTTTATAAGGAGTTGAGTAGTAAGGAAGTGAAGCGCCAGAAGGCTGCACTTATGCTCATGGTTTCGGTGGTTCGGCGGGGACATAGTTTGGCCTCTGAGGTTGCCAAGAATTTCGATTTTAAGCACCCGGAATTCAAGCGAATTGCGGAGCCTAAGAGGAGGAACAATGACGAGAGGAGTGCCAAGATTGGGGGGAGGTGGTTATTATTGAGAAAGTCGTTTGTTGGGTTCGCTATGTCTTTTTTGGAGGTTGGGAAGCCTGGCCTACTCAGATGGATTCTGCAGCAGAGGGAGATGTATTATGGCGTGCTTCGTGGATTGGGAAACGACGATGATGAGACAGTTATGTTTGTTTTGACGACCCTGCGGGACAGGGTTCTTGTGAAGGAGTCGTTGGTGCCACCGAGTCTGAGGAGTGTGTTGTTTGGGAGTGTGACGCTGGATCAGCTGGTTGGTGTTTGTGGAAGGGATGGTGGTGGTGATTCTGCTAAGTTGGCGTATGAGGTTCTTGTTATGGTTTGTACTAATCCGATTAATGGGTTGATGCCGGACTTGGAAAGGCGTCCGAATCCGTTGAAGGGTAATCCGAAGAGGATCATGGGGTTCATGAGAAAGCTGAGGGGGACTGAGATTCAATACCACAGAGATTTGCTTTTGGCGATTTCTAATGCCAGATTTTCTTTTGGCTTGTCATATTTGAAAGAGTTTCCATACAACATTGAAGATGATACATCACCTTCATG GATATATGCAATATCTCTGGCAGCTGATTTGGTTTCATCAGTGGGGAATGGCCTTTCCAAGGAACTGGTTGATTGTCAATCAAAGGATCTGCAATCATTTGACAAAATGGATTTACACAGTACCGTGAAGTGTTTGTTTCCTCGTCCATTCAGCAGGTCAATTTTTAATAAGGGATTGCTTAGTACTAAACCTCATGTGAAACATGGCGCTCTAAGGCTTATCCTGGAGTTAATGAAATTTCTAGATTCTCTCTTTGGTGGTATGAGCCGCAATTCGAGTTTTAGATATAAATTATCACAAAATATGGGGTCTACCAAGCAGGAGATTCAGAATTATGTTCAGGCATTTCTTCCTGATCCTCAAGTTTTAATATCTCTGATTTACCCTTTAGATTCCTGTTCAGAAGCACAAGAGTCAAGTTTGAAGAGAACTGCATGTGATCTTGAACATGTCAGCAACAGCAGAAAGAAGTTAAAAATGGATACATCAGAGAATGACATAGATATAGTTGTTGGTGGGATTAGTACAGGTCCAGATATTGATTTGGCCAGCGACAGTGGAGCAGTTGACAATGATGTAAAACCTGATATGTTGGACGATGAAGAGGATCTCATGAATATTATGGGGGAAATTTGGAGTGTGGATCTCTGTTCCATGGGTGTCAGCACATTGAGGGATGCAGAATCATACTTAAAGTCTAAACTGCTTGATGCTCTCAAATACTATCGC CGAACTTTGCCTTTCACTCTGGATAAATCTTTTGAGTCTTTCAAGGATCTTCTCAAAAACCCATTGGAGTTAACAAGTAATCTGCAGGTCTCATTGTTGTCTTTGCTAGCGGAATATATTGAATGGTGTCCGGAAAATGATATTCCAATAAGAACTCCTCCCATGTTGTACAAATATCTCCAGCCGTTACTTAAGTTGTTAATGTTTTCACCAGTCAATGGTGCAAGGGATCAGGCATATAGGCTGGCTATGGCAGCTATGTTTAGTACTGGTGCTTTTGACAGGAACCCTCATGAAATAGAAGCATGGTTTTTATATTTACCAGGTTATCACAAA GAGATCCCCATCAATATCCTGGAGGTAGAAGTATTGCAGAGTTTGTGCTCAACTGTCATATCATTCTTGTGTGATGCTGTTTCTACAATTGGGaataatttattcaaatattggAGTATTCTTAAGAACTATGTCGATGGTTTGAAAGGTGGAAAAG AGTTATCACCTGATTTTAGCCCTTTGACTGTATGTGTGCTGGAGAAATGTCTGAGGGTGATCAGATCTAAATCAGGAACCTATTCGCTGCCTAAAAAATCATTGGTATTATCATACACTTGCAATACAGTCAAGTCTCTCTTGCAAACACAG GTCGATGCTGAATTGTTATCTGCTTTAGTTACTGCAGACTTAATGCAGAGACTTGATGACAATTATGAATATGACGGAGCATTTCCCAAGTGGAAGCCAATGAAGAATttgttggattttctggagaGCATATCATGCCAACAAAATTGCTCACATTTCTCTAAGAATGAGGAATCTGTGCCTCCTGATGGCTCCTTAGGAAGTGCACTTGGtgatttaaaagtattattaagtAGCACTGCTAGCAATGAGATGGCTGAAACATCCATGGCTCTCCTATCCTCCTTTATTTGGGGAGGAATTGATGATAAATTGATGAATCTGCGATCACATGCACTCATTTCACATGACTTACTTGGAGTTCCTTTCTCACTTTTGTCATCAGTATTTCTTCTTGATCCTAGTGTTATTCTCCATGCTTCCAAGCTGTGGCCTGTAAAGTTTGCTGTTGGCTTGGACATGGCCATATCAGATCTTGATACTAATAGTCAAAATGCTCCTCCTGTTGATACTTTTGATCTTACTTTTCATCCTGACTCCCTAACATGCAACCAACTTTTGGATTCTTCTGAAGCTGATGTAACTGCATTCAGTATCTTTCTAAAACAGGCACCTTTCCATGTGATATTTCCTGCAGTGATGTGTATGGAAGGCCCTGATATATCAAAGGTATCTAAAGTGAAAGACCTGCTTCTGCATAAATTATCTAGGTCCATGAGTGATTCCTCCCTTCTTCACTCTCTGAGACTTGTGCTCTTCTGGACTCACCAGATTCAGTTGTGTTATAAAGTTAATCCGTTAGCTGAAACTGAATGGCATTTGAATCTATGTGTCATTCTTGTAAGGAAGATACTAGCACAATTGTTGGTTCCAGAAGGTTCTTTGGACTGCTCTACAAACTCTGCTTTTTGTTCTTCAAGCTATAACAATCAAGAAGTGATTAAAATAATCTTTTGTCATCCTTCTCTTTTGATGTCATTATCCTCTCCATTGGGAAGTAGTCACAACTTTACAAATGTCACTGTAGGGAATGGCTTTGAGGTGCTCAACGGATTATCCGGAGAGGAGTTTCACAAATTTAGGAATCCAATTTTAAATATATTGAGAATGGCTCTAGACTACATGTGGTCCTTATGTAGTTCCCAACTTTGTGCATCAGAATCCCAAGAAGTTACCAATAATATTGTGGAAGCCTTTAAAGGTCTTCAACACAAGCTATTTGTAATTGTTAGAGACAGATTTGAGCTGTGTATTTCTGCTAAAGATATGATACCTCTCCTTCCAACATCATATGCATTGCATTTTTGCATTCGGTTTTTATCTCCTTTTAAGCTCCTTGAATTAGTAGACTGGATATTCAAAAGAGTCGAGGTGGATGATTTGCCAACTAAGAAATCCTGTTTGTCTATTGGATGTTCCTTGGTTGCCGGTGCTTTTAATACTTTGTCCATTTATTTTCAACAGCCAATCAGGAACCGAGCACCCTATGATAACTTTTGGGAGATATCTGAAAAGAATATCAGAGCTGATGTTTTCGAGCAGATCTACAGCAGGGTAGTTGAATTTTCTCTAAATTATGAAACAGATTGTGCGGATAAATGCTTAGTTGAAGCTGTGAATGCTTTGTATATGCAGAAACACATGCAACAAGAAACATTTCATCCTTTGCTGTTGGTCATGTGCAAAATCGTAATGGTTACTCCTGTGAGAATGCTTTTTCAATGTGTTCAGAAAACAAATGCACAGAGAGCAAAATTCCTGTATATCCTCACTGAAATGAGCTCTGTTCACTCGTCAATCTTTGGGCATTTATTTTTGGCTTTGGTGAATAAGGGTTTATATCATGATAATATTGGATTCGAGGGACAAGCCTCTGATCTTACTCTTTCAGAGGATCAGTTTTTGCTGCTTCTTCCTGCTGCTTTGTCTTATTTGAGCCAAAGCTCTAAGAGATTTGGGAGGTGCAATCACAAAGATCTTAAACATTTACCATACTTTTACTCCAAGATTCTTTTGAAAGGTCTTAGTGAGTGGAACAAAtttatttcaaaagacatattTGAGGAAGAATATGGAGAATTCTTTCCAGCATCTGTGCAACAACTACTGTGTCATATGGATCATAGTCTTCTTGGAAAATCAATCCATATGTTGCAGTACCACTTTGCTCTTAATGGAGATtcaatgaaattgaagaagcgtCTAAAGCTGTTCAAATCCATTTGCCAACATTCTGCTGCACGTGATGAACTGATGGACTGTGATAGTCAagttattaataattattcattGAACCAGTCTCTCAACTTCATTAATCGTGTTGTTGCAAGGATATCATTTTGCAAACTATTATTGTTTCCTGAAGAAGCAGGTGAGGATTTCAAAGTGGCTCCTGCTGAAATGCAAAGCAAATTGGATACATCCAGGATAAGATATATAAACTTGTTGGTGGATATTTGGCAGTCAATTGTTAAGAAAACATCTTTGCCTCCTAATCAGGCTGGAGCTGGAAAAAGCACAAACATTTTGTTGCTATATAATCACTTGGAGGTCTTTGTGTTAGAAAATATTCTTGAGTTAACAGTAAAGATGCATGATGGTCTTATCCAGTTGCAGTCCATTGCTTTCCTAGAGCAATTAATCAGACATGCTTTTCTATATAGATTTGGTGATTTTACAACAATGAAGACCCTCCGTCTTATATTAACTCAGCTTAATGGGGGCAGCCTATCATGTGATACATATCTTCAGTTGTTACTTGCCCACTCTCAGTTTGCCTCCACTCTTTATTCAGTGTGCAAACCAGCAGGTTCCTTATTCAAGCCAGTATCCAGCATTCTGAAATGTCTTGTCATCCCTTCTCATGACCATCGTGAAAATGATGAGAAGCTCACTGAGAAATTGACTGATCTTTCTACAGGACCATTGGAAATTGTTAGATTGCTTCGGGTACTCTTATGGATGAGGGGTCATCAAACTGATATAGATTCTGGAAATGATATTGGtataaatataaaagaattgCATGCACTACTATGTCATTGTTATGGTGCAACACTCAATCAGATTGATTTGGAGATATATAATCTGATTCATGAAATTGAGTCTATGACTGGATCACAGTCTTTGAACTTATCTGATGTGGAGTGcctatggggacttgcttctttGGACCCCAACATGGGCCATTCTCTTGAACAGTGTGCATCTTCTAATATCAAGTTTGATTCAGAACCAATTGAAGTATGCTCTGGAAGCCAAAATAGAGAGAACATTCCAATTGATCCTGACATATGCATTTCAACAGTTCTCAGTTTTCCCTACAATAGAAGTATTGCCGATATGCTACCAGCAGGAAACAATATTGAACCAGATACTTTTGGTAAACAG ATACAATCTCCTCTTGTTGAAGTCGGACTACGTTATGATCCACGATTTATCTTGCGTTTCTCAATTCATAGCCTGTCACAGTCACGTATAGAGCCTGTGGAGTTTGCTGGGTCAGGGTTGCTTGCAATTGCATTTGTTGGCATGTCATCATCAGACCTTGGGATAAGAAAATTGGCTTATGGTACTCTTGATAAATTTAAGAGTGCATTAGAG AAGTGCCAAAAGAGGAAGGATGTCATGGGACTTCGGCTTCTATTAAATTCTATTCAGAATAGCATAGAAGAGCCATGGCAAAGAATCCCTTCGTTTATTGCGCTTTTCGCTGCTGAGGCATCCTGCGTATTGTTAGATTCTTCACACGATCAATATGCTGCTATAAGTACAATGTTGATACACTCTTCTAAACTGAACATGAGG GTTATACCTTTGTTTGATAACTTTTTTTGGAGTACATCTATAAATTTCAAAGCTGAAAGGTGTTGGATGCTTAGGCTACTTTATGCTGGCCTGAACTCAGATGATGATGCCATCATATATATCAAGCACTCTATCCTTGAGAGTCTAATGAGCTTTTATGTCTCTCCTCTTATGGATGTTGAGTCAAAGGACCTAATCATTGAG GTTATAAAGAAGTCTGTTAGATTTCATAAGATTGCTCGACATCTAGTGAAACAATGTTCTCTACTTTCATGGTTTTCATCTATTATCTCTGTTAATAGGGAGAGGCTCAACGGAGAAGAAAAGAGAGTATTCTTGAAGCATGTGTCGGTAATATTGAAG gcTGTCAATGATGTCATTTCATTGGGAAGCATCTCCAAGTGGCTGCAAAGTTATGGCCTTGAGCAGCTTATGGAGCTTTCGTCTATTCTATTGAATTCCTTACTACAGGATGTTACATTTGCTAATGAAACTTTAGGATTTATAAATCCTTTTCTAAAAATGATAGCATCAATGTTTAAATTATCTCAGAAAAGGAAAATATATCAGCCACATTTTACACTATCAATTGAGGGCTTATATCAGATATATCAGGCTGGTAGTACTGAAGCAACAAAAGGTATTAATCAGGAGGCTGCTTTGGAAGCCATACTTATGAATGCACCTCCTATCTCAATCTTCCTTATG AAACAGGAAAGGCTTGAAAGCTTTCTTATTTGGGCAATTACAACTGCTTTACAGTCTGATTCCTCACGAAGGATGAGAGCGAATAAGTCTCACATCTTTCACACAAATAATTACAGGGAAGAGTCTCACGAGCGTTCGTTACTGTCAAAATTATTACGTTGGTTAACAGCATCAGTAATCATTGCGAAACTCTATCAGAAACCCAATGATATGGATTCGGCATTTGTTGAAACACATGATTTAAATTCCCTTCATTCTTTACTGGTACAAGCTGGAAATGCCAATGGACAAAGACATGATATTGGAATTGGCTGTGGGAAGTTACTGGCTTCTGTGATTTTCTGTCTGCAACTTCTTCATGACATAGACCCTGAGGTGCTACCATCAACTGTCTCCGCTCTCTGTCTTCTAACCTTTGGTGCTTCCAACTTTGCAG TTGGCAGAGGTGATTTATTGAAAGAATACAGCACTTTGATATCATCACACTGTTCAAGGGTGCGGTGCCCTCCTGAAGCTAATCCAGCTTGGAGATG GTCCTTTTACCATCCATGGAAGGATTGTTCACCGGAGTTAACTGATTCCCAGAAGATGGATGAATATCATTCTTGTCTGACTTTGTTAGTGGTTGTCTCAAATGTTCTTGGCGAAAAGAAATTAGAGTTGGCGAGTTTCTCTCCATTAGATATAGAGAGATCTGGCTTATTCCAATGGGAAAAAAGTTTACTAGAAAATTGA